The Arachis hypogaea cultivar Tifrunner chromosome 19, arahy.Tifrunner.gnm2.J5K5, whole genome shotgun sequence genome has a window encoding:
- the LOC112776082 gene encoding ABC transporter I family member 20, whose protein sequence is MGVVCGNSEPTIEIKDLKFTYPGIDGHPPPGSAPLIQDFSLSLSSGDRCLLVGSNGAGKTTILKILGGKHMVEPGMVRVLGRSAFHDTNLTSSGDLCYLGGEWRRDVAFAGYEVAIQMDVSAEKMIFGVAGTDPERRAELIKVLDIDLSWRLHKVSDGQRRRVQICMGLLKPFKVLLLDEITVDLDVLARADLLKFLRKECEERGATIIYATHIFDGLEDWPTNIVYVAHGKLQLAMPIDKVKETSKLSLMRTVESWLRKERDEDRRKRKERKAAGLPEFEKQVDGSRVAGDPARAAVRVINNGWAAGRLTSTVAGEENFMLSSNRVLRQ, encoded by the exons ATGGGCGTTGTTTGCGGGAATTCAGAACCGACGATTGAGATTAAAGATCTGAAATTCACGTACCCCGGCATCGACGGTCACCCTCCGCCGGGCTCCGCTCCTCTCATTCAGgacttctctctctcactctcttccGGCGATCGATGCCTCCTTGTTGGATCCAATGGCGCTG GGAAGACGACGATTCTCAAGATATTGGGAGGGAAGCACATGGTCGAACCGGGAATGGTTCGTGTGCTTGGAAGATCGGCTTTTCATGACACCAATTTGACGTCCTCTGGTGATCTCTGTTATCTTGGTGGCGAG TGGAGGCGAGATGTTGCTTTCGCGGGTTATGAGGTTGCAATACAAATGGATGTTTCTGCTGAAAAGATGATATTTGGTGTGGCTGGGACTGATCCTGAAAGAAGAGCAGAGCTAATCAAG GTATTGGATATAGATCTCTCTTGGAGATTGCATAAAGTATCTGATGGTCAAAGAAGAAGAGTTCAAATTTGTATGGGTCTCCTCAAACCATTCAAG GTTCTTCTACTCGATGAGATAACAGTCGACCTTGATGTTCTAGCAAGAGCTGACCTTTTGAAGTTCCTAAGAAAGGAATGTGAAGAGAGGGGTGCTACTATTATATATGCAACACATATATTTGACGGTCTTGAGGATTGGCCAACTAATATA GTTTATGTAGCGCATGGAAAGCTGCAATTAGCCATGCCTATTGATAAAGTCAAGGAAACTAGCAAACTGTCATTAATG AGAACAGTTGAATCTTGGCTGAGGAAAGAACGCGATGAAgatagaaggaaaagaaaagagaggaagGCAGCTGGTCTTCCTGAATTTGAAAAGCAAGTTGATGGAAGCCGCGTAGCAGGGGATCCAGCTCGTGCTGCTGTTCGAGTAATCAACAATGGCTGGGCAGCAGGGCGATTGACGTCTACGGTTGCTGGTGAGGAGAACTTTATGCTCAGCTCAAACAGAGTATTGAGGCAGTAG